Proteins found in one Fulvitalea axinellae genomic segment:
- a CDS encoding SusF/SusE family outer membrane protein: MKKLNLLGIYLLSSLAFTACDVDPYVEFSGEKPADVPADVTTPGTEITVPTDIMYYGGDKISVSVKLTDEVNLKEANVKVFLPGSKVALTRVEELNGTEKTLAYEIDNDFLPNLESGLAKVQVSVKDASGNFKNSSKTFAVERPAIETMYAVISGDPEKVVEMTKSEDNEDAWTLKEEIPVNAEVMFSEKEDKSGFVWGFVSEGEGFRGDVKSSDAFEVKNEKAGLYSFEFNVKDFGLIAKDASFPETLYLVGGSTLADWSPEKSLAFNKVTDGVFEIQTPLTVSGHGFKFLPTQAWDGDWGQKKGADKGVLEQDDEENVTVEKDGYYLVKVDYPNGKYTVTQLKYGVVGSATPGDWSTDTEMTYLGEGKFTLDVTLKVGEMKFRANNDWAYNYGDNGADGTPEPDGKNLNITEAGEYTVTLSIGTEGVEYSLTKK; the protein is encoded by the coding sequence ATGAAGAAACTTAATTTACTAGGAATATACTTGCTCTCGTCATTGGCTTTCACTGCCTGTGACGTGGATCCTTACGTAGAGTTTTCGGGAGAAAAGCCAGCAGACGTTCCAGCTGATGTTACGACTCCTGGTACTGAGATCACCGTACCTACGGACATAATGTATTACGGAGGTGATAAAATCTCGGTAAGCGTAAAACTGACCGACGAGGTTAATCTTAAGGAAGCGAACGTAAAAGTGTTCTTGCCGGGTTCCAAAGTTGCCCTCACTAGGGTTGAGGAACTGAACGGAACCGAAAAAACACTCGCTTACGAAATCGACAACGATTTTCTGCCTAATCTGGAATCAGGGCTTGCCAAAGTTCAGGTTTCGGTGAAGGATGCTTCGGGTAATTTCAAAAATAGCTCTAAAACTTTTGCCGTTGAGCGTCCGGCAATCGAAACAATGTATGCGGTGATTTCTGGCGATCCTGAAAAGGTGGTTGAGATGACCAAGTCTGAAGACAATGAGGACGCTTGGACTCTTAAAGAGGAAATCCCTGTTAACGCCGAAGTGATGTTCTCGGAAAAAGAGGACAAAAGCGGTTTTGTTTGGGGCTTCGTTAGCGAAGGTGAAGGTTTCAGAGGAGACGTAAAATCATCGGATGCTTTTGAGGTTAAGAACGAAAAGGCTGGATTGTATTCTTTTGAATTTAACGTGAAGGACTTCGGTTTGATCGCTAAAGACGCTTCGTTCCCTGAGACTCTTTACCTTGTTGGAGGATCAACTTTGGCGGATTGGTCGCCTGAAAAATCATTGGCTTTCAATAAAGTAACGGATGGCGTGTTTGAAATTCAGACACCTTTGACCGTTTCTGGTCACGGTTTCAAATTCTTGCCAACCCAAGCTTGGGATGGTGATTGGGGCCAGAAAAAAGGCGCTGACAAAGGTGTTCTCGAGCAAGATGACGAAGAGAATGTTACCGTTGAAAAGGATGGCTACTACTTGGTGAAAGTGGATTATCCGAATGGTAAATACACTGTTACCCAACTTAAGTATGGTGTGGTAGGTTCCGCAACTCCTGGTGATTGGTCAACCGATACAGAGATGACATACTTGGGAGAAGGCAAATTCACGCTTGACGTTACGCTGAAAGTTGGCGAGATGAAATTCAGAGCCAATAATGATTGGGCGTATAACTACGGCGACAATGGCGCTGACGGTACTCCTGAGCCAGATGGTAAGAACTTGAACATCACTGAAGCTGGGGAATATACTGTAACTTTGAGCATTGGAACTGAAGGTGTAGAGTACAGCCTTACGAAAAAATAA